In Bacteroidales bacterium, the sequence TGTACATGATACTTTACAAAATTATCAGAATTTTTTATCGGATTTTCTTCAAGGCGATTAGTAAAGCCTTCTATCACATACCAGATCGCTTGTGCAATTAACTCTGCCGTTTGAAAGTTAATATCCATCAATGAATTGTATTCAAAAAATCCTATGCTCGAAACTTTTTCACTGTTGCCGGCATAGTTTGCTAAAGTGCAAAACTCATCACCGCTAAATCCATTCGGACCGTTTAATAAATTTCCCGGAGCATCGGAACGTTTGATACATGAAATATCAAAGCTAACAATATCGGAATTTCTAATTGCAGGTTCAATATCAACCAAATTACTTCTCGCAACTCCGAGCCGGTACATATCAAAGTATAAAGCATCCATAGATTTAACAATGTTATAATCATTGTAATACGATTGATATCCGATGTTTGTATAATTAAAAAGATAATTCGGTTTGTGCATTATTATTTTCCCAATATAAGAATCCGAAGTGTGTTCTTCCTCATTTTCTCCTATATCAAAACGAGAATCAATACAAGTAATATTTACAAGCTGGTTAAGCTTTTCGTATGCCAAGTAATTACCATAAACCAAGTCATTGCTTCCTCCAAGAATAATAACCAGAATCTTATTCGAAACAAAATATCTGACAATTTCTTGTAAAACAAAATAGGTGTCAGTAAGATTTTTCCCCGGTTTTATATTTCCTATATCGACAATTTTAATTTCTTGATGGTGATTGTATAAGAAATACAATTGTTCACGAATAATATCCGGTGAAATCGACGAACCTTGATTGTTCTTGCTTCCTCTTTCTTCGGGAACACCTACAATAGCAATTTCGGCACCTATCAAATCGGGAAAAGATTTCTTCTTGGAGTAAATATTTACATTATATCCTAATTGATTTTTACTGAATGAAAAATTTGTATCATCAACAGGATTTAAGTAAGATTGGTAATCGTGTATCATTTTTTTGCTTTTTTATCTTTTGCTTTCTGAATGATTATCAGACAATCGGAATAAGAAATATCTTCCGGTTTATAAGTTTTCGGTATTTTATAATTTTTCTTTTCAAAAGAAATATACGGCCCGAAACGCCCGTTAAGTACCATTATGTCAGGATTTTCAGTAAAAGTCTTGATAAGTTTCTTACTGTCTTCATCTCTTTTTTCAGTAATTATTTCGATGGCTCTTTCTTCGGAAATTTCCAGAGGTTCGTCGGTAGAAGGAATTGAATAAAACTTGTTGTCGTGACGAATATAAGGCCCGAAGCGACCGATTCCGATTATCATTTCATTATTTTCAAAATTTCCGACATTTTTCGGAAATTTGAAAAGTTCCATTACGTCATCAAAAGTAACGTTTTCCAGAGTTTGACCTTTTTTAAGTCCGGTAAATCTTGGTTTTTCCTCATCTTCAGATTCTCCGATTTGTGCCATTAAACCGTATCTTCCTAATTTTACGTAAACATTTTTACCTGATTCAGGATCAACTCCAAGAAGTCTTTCTCCGCGAATTTTTTCAGTATTATGTTCGGCTTTCTCAACTTCCGTATGAAACGGGCCGTAGAAATCCGTTAACATACTTTGCCATTTTAACTTTCCATGAGCTATTTCATCGAATTGTTTTTCAATGCTTGCGGTAAAATTATAATCTAAAATATCATTAAAATTATTAACCAGGAATTTATTGACAATTGTACCTATATCAGTGGGAGCAAGTTTGCCGTTTACAACGCCTTCTTTTTCAGTGCCGATTGATTCGGTAATTTCATTATCCTTAAATTTAATGATATCAAATTTTCTGGTGGTTCCGGCACTTTTCAATTTTTCTACGTAACCCCGATTTTGAATAGTTGTGATAGTAGGAGCGTAAGTCGAAGGCCTTCCTATACCCAACTCTTCCAACTTTTTAACCAAACTGGCTTCAGAATATCTGAAAGGCGGATTTGTAGTTTTTTCGGTTGCTTCCAACAACTGCATGTCCATTTTTTCTCCTTCGGAAATTTGAGCTTTAATAGAAGAAACTTTTTCTGAAGTGTCATCATCAATAGATTCGTCGTAAACCTTTAAAAATCCGTCGAATTTTATAACTTCGCCTGTAGCAATAAAATATTTATCGGTTTTATTTGAATTAATATGAATAGTTGTATGTTCAATTAGAGCATCAGCCATTTGAGAGGCTATAGTTCTTTTCCAAATCAAAGAATACAATTTTTGTTGAGCTATGTCGCCGTCAACCGCATGGCGATTTATATATGTAGGACGAATTGCTTCGTGTGCTTCTTGCGCACCTTTGGTTTTTGTTGTGTAATTACGAGTTTTGGAATATTTTTTTCCGTATTTGCTTTCGATTTCTTCCTTAGCTTTTCCTAATGCGAGTGTAGAAAGATTTACGGAGTCGGTTCTCATATAAGTAATCTTTCCTGATTCATATAATTGCTGAGCAACCGTCATGGTTTTCGTAACGGAGAAACCTAATTTTCTCGATGCTTCCTGTTGTAAAGTAGAAGTTGTAAAAGGAGGCGGAGGAGTTCTGTGGGTAGGTTTTGTTTCAATTGATGAAACCGTGAAATTTCCGTCTTTGATTATATTAATAAAATCAATAACTTCTTCTTTTGTTTTCAATCTTTCGGAAAGTTCGGCTTTAATAATCTGTGATGTTTTTCCTCCTTCAGGAATAAAAACGGCAACAACACGATAGTAAACTTCCGGAATAAAATCTTTGATAGCTTGTTCTTTTTCAACAATTAATCGTACCGCAACAGATTGTACTCTACCTGCAGAGAGAGCGGGCTTAACCTTTTTCCACAAAATAGGAGAAAGTTCAAATCCGACCAATCTGTCTAAAACTCTTCTTGCTTGCTGAGCATTTACAAGGTCAATATCAATCTTACGCGGGTTTTTTATTGCGTTGAGAATTGCTGTTTGAGTTATTTCATTAAAAACAATTCTTTTGGTTTTATCTTCGGGAAGATGCAAGGCTTCTGCAAGATGCCACGAAATAGCTTCTCCTTCACGGTCTTCATCGGATGCAAGCCAAATAATATCAGCTTTTTTAGATAATTTGCTTAATTCCTCAACAACTTTCTTTTTATCCTTGCTGATTTCGTAAACAGGAATAAAACCTGCTTCGATGTTAATTCCTAAATCTTTCTTTTCCAGATCTCTAACATGTCCGAAACTTGATTTCACAACATAATCCTTACCTAAAAAGCCTTCAATTGTCTTCGCTTTAGCCGGAGACTCAACAATTACTAAATTCTTTGCCATGTTTTATTTTTTAATATTTAAAAAACGCCGCAAAGTAAAACAAAATTTTCCAAATTTAGTTACTTTTGCCAAAAATTTTATAATGAGTAGAAAATTATATATCGAAACTTATGGTTGTCAAATGAATTTTTCGGACAGCGAAATTGTGGGTTCGATATTAAGCGAGAATAATTGTGTACTTGAAGATGATGTTAATTCTGCGGATATTATCCTTATAAATACTTGTTCGATACGTGAAAATGCCGAAAAAAGAGTTTTTAACAGATTACGAAACTTAAGATATCTTAAGAAAAGTAATCCGCTCTTAATAATAGGTGTAATCGGTTGTATGGCTGAAAGATTGAAAGAAGATCTCCTGAAGAAAGAACCTGCTGTCGATTTAATTGTTGGTCCGGATGCTTACAGGGATTTGCCGAAATTACTCAAAGAAGTCGATCTCGGCGATAAAGCCGTGCAAACTCTTTTGTCGGAAGATGAAACTTATGATGATATTTTGCCTGTCAGGATCGACAGTAACGGTGTAAGTGCGTTTATTTCAATTATGCGCGGTTGTCAGAATTTTTGTGCTTATTGCGTTGTGCCCTACACGCGAGGTAAAGAACGCAGTAGAAATCCGCAAACAATTATAAACGAAGCCAAAACGTTAGTAGAGAATGGTTTTAGAGAAGTAACATTATTAGGGCAAAATGTTAATTCATATCTTTGGGAAGAAACCGGCGAAACAGTTAATTTCAGTAAATTAATGGCTATGGTTGCCGAAATAAATCCTTTGTTGCGTGTTCGTTTTGCAACTTCACATCCTAAAGACCTTTCCGACGAACTTATCGCTACAATTAAAAAGTATCCGAATATATGCAAATCAATACATCTGCCGCTGCAGTCTGGAAGCAATAATGTGTTGAAAAAGATGAACAGGAAATACACTCGCGAGTGGTATTTAGGAAGAGTTAATGCTATAAAGACTGCTATTCCGGATTGCGGAATAAGCACCGATATTATTACCGGATTTTGCGGAGAAACGGAGGAGGATCATAAAGATACGCTTTCCTTAATGAGAGAAGTGGGATATGATTCCGCGTTTATGTTTAAATATTCCGAAAGGCCGGGCACAACTGCGGCCAAATGTTACGAAAATGATATTCCTGAGGAAGTGAAAAGCCGGAGACTTGAAGAAATTATTGCACTACAAAGTGAATTATCTCTTGCGAGTAATAAAAAAGATATTGGTAAAACATTCGAGATATTAGTTGAAGGACAATCCAAGCGTTCGAAGAAACAATTATTCGGCAGAAACTCGCAAAACAAAGTAATAATATTCACATCAACCGATGAAAAAATAGGTGATTATGTAATTGTGAAAGTTACTGATTGTACTGCTGCAACGCTTTTTGGAGAGGTTGTAAAGTAAATATTTGGTGAAAATACATGTTAATATTGCTGTTATCTCATGGTAGTGAGAATCTTATTATGAGTTGTAATTTTGATGTATATTTATTATTCTTTCAAATGGAATATTTTTTTGTACATAATTACAAAATTCACAAAATTAACATACTATTTTAACAACTTTACCGGCTTAATCGTCGGATTTTCAATAATAAGTTTTATTAGAATATTAATATTTTTGTGTTGAAAATTTATCTTGCCGCTACAAAATAATATTCCTTGTTGGTGTTAAAATAATTTTCAAACTCAGCAGCGTTCATTGCAGGTTTGTTTTTAATGAAATCATTAAGGGTGAATATTTTCAGAGATATTTCATTGGAGATGAAATTATATAAATCAATAGGATTTGTTCCGTAATAATCGCTGGCGCCTTTTCCGCATTCAAACAAAATGATAGGCTTATTGTTTTTAAGTAGTTTCATACCGCCTTTCATAACACCGAATTCACCGCCTTCAACA encodes:
- a CDS encoding formimidoylglutamase, translated to MIHDYQSYLNPVDDTNFSFSKNQLGYNVNIYSKKKSFPDLIGAEIAIVGVPEERGSKNNQGSSISPDIIREQLYFLYNHHQEIKIVDIGNIKPGKNLTDTYFVLQEIVRYFVSNKILVIILGGSNDLVYGNYLAYEKLNQLVNITCIDSRFDIGENEEEHTSDSYIGKIIMHKPNYLFNYTNIGYQSYYNDYNIVKSMDALYFDMYRLGVARSNLVDIEPAIRNSDIVSFDISCIKRSDAPGNLLNGPNGFSGDEFCTLANYAGNSEKVSSIGFFEYNSLMDINFQTAELIAQAIWYVIEGFTNRLEENPIKNSDNFVKYHVHSNISENGLVFHKSNLTNRWWMEVECPDDLKEKYATSYLVSCSYNDYLEACKDKVPNRWMQVLKKLL
- the topA gene encoding type I DNA topoisomerase; this encodes MAKNLVIVESPAKAKTIEGFLGKDYVVKSSFGHVRDLEKKDLGINIEAGFIPVYEISKDKKKVVEELSKLSKKADIIWLASDEDREGEAISWHLAEALHLPEDKTKRIVFNEITQTAILNAIKNPRKIDIDLVNAQQARRVLDRLVGFELSPILWKKVKPALSAGRVQSVAVRLIVEKEQAIKDFIPEVYYRVVAVFIPEGGKTSQIIKAELSERLKTKEEVIDFINIIKDGNFTVSSIETKPTHRTPPPPFTTSTLQQEASRKLGFSVTKTMTVAQQLYESGKITYMRTDSVNLSTLALGKAKEEIESKYGKKYSKTRNYTTKTKGAQEAHEAIRPTYINRHAVDGDIAQQKLYSLIWKRTIASQMADALIEHTTIHINSNKTDKYFIATGEVIKFDGFLKVYDESIDDDTSEKVSSIKAQISEGEKMDMQLLEATEKTTNPPFRYSEASLVKKLEELGIGRPSTYAPTITTIQNRGYVEKLKSAGTTRKFDIIKFKDNEITESIGTEKEGVVNGKLAPTDIGTIVNKFLVNNFNDILDYNFTASIEKQFDEIAHGKLKWQSMLTDFYGPFHTEVEKAEHNTEKIRGERLLGVDPESGKNVYVKLGRYGLMAQIGESEDEEKPRFTGLKKGQTLENVTFDDVMELFKFPKNVGNFENNEMIIGIGRFGPYIRHDNKFYSIPSTDEPLEISEERAIEIITEKRDEDSKKLIKTFTENPDIMVLNGRFGPYISFEKKNYKIPKTYKPEDISYSDCLIIIQKAKDKKAKK
- the miaB gene encoding tRNA (N6-isopentenyl adenosine(37)-C2)-methylthiotransferase MiaB; the protein is MSRKLYIETYGCQMNFSDSEIVGSILSENNCVLEDDVNSADIILINTCSIRENAEKRVFNRLRNLRYLKKSNPLLIIGVIGCMAERLKEDLLKKEPAVDLIVGPDAYRDLPKLLKEVDLGDKAVQTLLSEDETYDDILPVRIDSNGVSAFISIMRGCQNFCAYCVVPYTRGKERSRNPQTIINEAKTLVENGFREVTLLGQNVNSYLWEETGETVNFSKLMAMVAEINPLLRVRFATSHPKDLSDELIATIKKYPNICKSIHLPLQSGSNNVLKKMNRKYTREWYLGRVNAIKTAIPDCGISTDIITGFCGETEEDHKDTLSLMREVGYDSAFMFKYSERPGTTAAKCYENDIPEEVKSRRLEEIIALQSELSLASNKKDIGKTFEILVEGQSKRSKKQLFGRNSQNKVIIFTSTDEKIGDYVIVKVTDCTAATLFGEVVK